TATGTACCACTGCAATTTTTGTCTTCTTCAAATGCTTAGTTACTCATTTAATTTGTATAGAGTATATAGTTAAAGGGTTCTGCATATATTGTTGTCTAACTGGTGTTGGTTTCGAGGTTTGAGAAAGGAATACGGTCAAATAATAGTTTCCTTTTTAAACATCGTCTCAGATCTGATATCTGGTATATTCAACTGCAGGCAGAGATAAAAGACTACTGAAATACATTGTATGCCTTGAATTCTTTAGTTCCAAGCATATGGACATGTATTGTGATTTGTAACTTTCTCATTGTTCTTTTTTTGGGCTGTTATTGATGGTGTCGAGCTCACCTCGACCATTTTACTGAGTACCTGCTTCTTCCAACAAAAGAGATAACAAGTATCTCTGTTTAGCGGTACTTAGATAGATGGGAAGAAATCTCTTAATATTTTTCGCTTTTGTTGATTGACCGCTAGGCCATACTCTCGGGTGCTAACATCTCATTTCTCTAACATGTAGCGGAGTGGCATCACAACATTTTGGTGAACtcataagaaaatagaaaaggCTGAAACCATTCATTTTAGGATCCGTAAAATCTAACGACTTACATCAAACCTCAAGGACTTGAATGAAAAATTTGTTCAAATAGGTACATTGTGAGATGTATTTAGTTTACAATGAATGCAACAGCCGTTGAACGTTTTACAGAATCTTTATTAAACGAAATAACTCATAAAGAAATTAcatgtgatattccaaattGCTCCAGCTACAAACTCTGGATACCCTGTTAAAGAATAACTCAATGGGCATTTCTTGAGTTGAATTTGAATGGATTACAATGGGTTGAACTCAGATTTACTGATCCATCAAAACTTTACTACAGTTAatgtttgtgtgtgtgtgtcatGAAATGGTACTACAGGAAGCAAAATGACTATTAACACATTTGTGTTGACAAGTTGGGACTACAACCTTGTCATTATTTGGAAATCCATCATGCTTGAGTTCACCAGAGCTCAGCATTTTGTTAGTGCATGCCACGCTTTCTCAGTTTCTTCACAGCTAATTGAACTTCATCAGCATCCACATCTCCGGTCACAGTAAGTTTCTTCTCTTTCATATCAGTTGAAATTGATTCTATACCTTTCATATCGAAAAGACAAAAAGGATGAATCTATCAATTTGGTGTATTCAAAAAataggaaagaaagaaaacaaaaagtagTACCTGGACGAAGAAATAATCTATTAAATGCCTTGGGTATATCTTCATCATGagataaatttaatttcaacGTCTTTTCTGCAAGAAAACCAAGAGAAAAAACCAAATGTCAAACGAGGGCACCAGGTAAGATAACAGAGAAAACAGTTCATAAAATTTAGGCCATTTCTGATTCATCAAAATCATGCAGAATAAAGCTTTTTTCAGTAGTGTACCTCGATGAGAACGAGCTTGAAATTAGTATTTTGATAATCTTCGACTTGTGTTTCTTGTATATTCATGGCTGACTTGACAACCGACTCATTGCATTTTTCTACCTCGATGTACTTGAGAGAAAGGATGTCCATGAAACAAGAAGGGATCTCCTTAAGATCTTTACATCGACACAAAACCAattgttcaaggttaggaaAGGCATCATCAGCTACAATCCATTTCATCAAGGACACACATACTAGTTTCAAGATTTTGAGTTGAGGGAACTTGCCATTGCTCACTTTCCATTCCCTATGATCACCAAATTTAACGAAGGACTGTATGAGTACCTCAAGGTTCTTCAGATGATCAGCAGTTTCTGATAAGTACTGAGAATCCAGGTAAAAGCCACAGAGATTCAGGTATTTGAGATTTGGTGCAGAGATGCAAAAGGGGATGGTTTTAAAGGCTATTGATTGATAAAGCTGTAGTATTTCAAGCCGTATTGGAAAATTCAACACATGGTACTGAGGGGGGTCTTTTAAACATACAACTTTACATATCAATTTCCGAAGATTAGGTGTTTTTCTCAGCATCAATTCTGCATCCTCAACACGAGCGAAATATGGATTGGAAAGGGTTTCCAAATCATCAAGTTTTGGAGAGTTCTCAAGTAATGCTACTTCAATCCTTGTGCTGAAGTGAGGAATAGACAGATGTCTCAATTTAACCATATCCCAAACTGTACTAGGTAGTAATACCCTGTTATTTTTCGCACTTAAACTACTCTTTAATATAAGAGTTTCAAGGTTCCAAAGATTGGATATGCTTGAAGGAAGTGAATTCTGATGAGTGAGCGCAGAGAAATACCTCAAGTAAGGGAGCTCAGTAGgaataaaatcaataacaaCCTGGTGTTCCAAATCCAGTACTTttagaaacttgaaatttgGTAAAATGTGTGAAATTGCAAAAGCATGAGAGGATAAGGGACGACGGGCCAAGTATGGGCCATAACTCTTAGAAAGTACAGAGCCAACAAGTGAGCAAGATGCACTCCATTCTACAAGATTATCCATTTCAGTGAAGGCTAAGTGAGCATGCTGTTTGTGAGAGTAAACAGCTTTGGTAATCTGATCTCTGTGAATATATCAATTAGCAAAATCATatcattaattttcaaatataacttGAAATACTTGATTGATTGAAAGTACCATTATTTATCATATTACCGTTTTATCCATAGTAGAAAATTCTCCTCAGCTGCTCTTTCCTTGCAGAAATCGAGTAATACATCATGAAGGCGACATGCTTTGACCATACCATCTGATCTCTGAGTAACCATTACTAGATTTCTTCCAATAAGATTCTCCAAGTAACCTTCTGCTATATCCTCCAACCTCCTGCCttcacaactttttataaatgattCTGATATCCATAACCTTATTAACCTTGAAATATCAATCACTCTATCCTCTAAAAATGCTCCAAAATAAAGGAAGCAAGCCTTAAGATGACAGGGTAAAACATGATAACTGTCGTCTACAATGGCCCTTGAGTCATTGTGAATGTGGGTACCCAAATTGTTGGCCACTTGTTCCCAACATTCTACTTCCTTTTCCATCTCTGACAGAATACCAGCCACCAAAACAATTGAAAGAGGGAGTTGTCCACACATTTTTGCTATTCTTAGCCCAACATCTTTTAGGAGAGGGGAGCAGCTTTGTTCACCAAACACTTTCTTTTCAAGCAACTTCCAACTTTCATATTCGTAAAACATACGAAGATGAAGGGGATCACTATCAACACTAGCATATTTGGCAACTTCATGATGTCTTGTCGTTAGAATGATTCTGCTTCTGTTATTGGCATCTGGAAAACAACCTCTTAAATCATCCCAAACACTATTTTCCCACACATCATCAACAAGGATAAGGTACCTTCTGTGCAATAAGGTTTTGCGAAGCTTATCAGCTAATTCACTGTCATGAAGTTCTCTATGCTGATCAGAATCCTCACCAATAGCATCACGTAGCAAGGACAATAACAAGTCCTTATACGAATATACTTGAGACACACAACATTGTGCACAAATATCAAATTGAGAGACAACTGACCTGTCAGCATAGAGTCTGTTGGCTAAAGTCGTCTTACCTAGACCTGGCATGCCGTGAATTGAAATGACATCTTGCCCTTTGGTTCTACTCAgtagtttttttcttaaattttctaTGACATCCtcaaacccaacaatttcttcATTCATCCTCGGAGTCCTTGCCAGTTTTGATGATGTACGAGCAATGACGGTCTTCATTGTATAGTCAACAGTGTTCTTTTCCTGAATCTTTGCTTTGATACAAGTAATTTCCTCTATGATATCCTGGAGCCAACGCTCGAGGCACCAATGAGGAATGCCTTTGTTTATACAAGCATCAACTACATATTCCACCTCATGTGCTTTCCTAATTATCTGTATAGCACAATCTTCATTCAGTCTCTTGAACTTATTGTGTGGCTCTTCTACGACAACCTTCAGGAAAGGTTGCAAGCTCTCAAATTCCGTTTGAATAACTTGAAGTTGATTCTTGAGGAAAGCGAGTGAATCTGAATAACGGCCTTGGAAATCCTTCAGGTTTTTCAACAGAAAATCGACATAGCCTAGTCCATGAACCCTTGGCAAGTTACAATGAAATGCCTTTTGCATGACACGGTAGACCATCACCTTGATAGGCTCAATGTTTCTGGGAAGATCAAAACTAAGCTCCCGGTTGATATCCCCCTTCATATCATAGAATGAGTAAATAAGAAGTCCAGCATCAATAATAACAGAATCCATATCTTGAATATGAAATTCCAGATCTAGTAGTGGCAGATGAATGAGATTGTCTCTTAGAAGGCAGAGCATCTCCTGAAGGTTGACCATTTGATCACTTAAACCAACTATCAGATTTTGTATTGGAGTCTCTACAATGTCACTCTCAACTGCATGCTTATTTTGAGCTTGTGGTGTGGTTGACTTCAGAGCTTGCAGAACATCAATGTAAATATTGTTGCGGCTGATGTCTGGCTGAATGGACTTAATCTTCATTTCCATGAAATCAGAACGCAAACGACTGACTTCACTTGGAGCCAAGTCTTCATTTCCGTTGCCATAGACGACTGGCAAATGCAACCAGACAACCATTGCAATGTGGCTAGCCTCAATTAAAGCATGAATATAAAAAGTAGTATGCCGGTATTGAGGCTCTATACATTTGTTTGAAACAAAGCAGACAAAAAATCTCAATaacttcaactcctttaacacTTGTTCTATTTGTTCCTTGGGTCCTGGAACAAAAAGCCACGAATATGGATCCTTGATCTTCACTACAACATTGAGGTTCTCCACAAAAACATCGATGACTTCCATCACAAATTTGGGGCTAACATCATCCACCTTGTTGGCTGCAAGTGATGTATTTGGAAAACAGTATTCAGCTCTGAATTCTTGCTTAGTCTTCCAAATTACCTCCTTCCAGTAGCTAAATGAATCATAAACATACAGAGTCTTGCTAGGTTTTCTATGACACTGAATCTtccaaatttctatcattttctGTGAGACTTTTAGCATACCACATTCACTTGCAAAAGGTAACCTTTTCAAATGGAGAAAACAATAGAGGAATTTTAAGTCCCATAGAAAGAAATTTATTCGATCCCTTGTAACATCCAAGTACTTTTGATCTTGCAGCGTGCTAAGGAGATGATCTTTCAGTGTTGTGGACTGGGAAAGAAGAACAATTGAGATACAACACAGTATTATAGTttatttcttcacttcttcatctCACAACTAACTTACTATTAAATTAGTGGACACAAACGGCCTACATAATAAGTCGCATGAGATAAGCTGATTTATATTATGTCACATTCAAagacatatttatttattatttcattattttacgACCAACAATTATTTGTCAACGATGAAGATCTGTGAGTAGAATATATAttactcaaatttcaaattatgtgaGAGTGTTAGACTagacataaaatttaagaataaaagaaattgttttgaaacttataatctaaaataaatagtaatatttacatgagtatttttttttaatgtataccACTAGACAATTTGTCTTTTATTAACATAAATATCCTCAATAGGGATAAGTACAAGCAAAGGGGGCTAGGTCTTACCTTACCAATCCTATTGTGAATCTCTATTAATTAACaaacatgaagaaaataagaactaGATATAGAAAAAGTGTCATAGGGAGTACAGAAGATAATAAATAGCTCTCTCCCCTACACGTAAGATATTTTGAAAGAGTTGGGCcacacaaacaaaaaaacaaagtcATTGCTGATCCACAAAGATGAAGTGCCAAAGAATTATTCAAAAGGTATTATACAATATATCCTTTAACTTGATCTCGATTTATATTTATGTTCTCCAATTTTGATTGCAcataaatagacacttaaacttgtataaaattaaacaaataaaaaaataccttTGTAATTCTTAATAATGTGTTATGAGTATGCAGTTGTTCTTTCTAATATTCAgtttttgaaatataatttagtttaattaaaatatttgttagatttcaAGAAATGATAATTATTTAGTATTGGTAGTACTAttgcaaaaataatatacaaatatattacatatactttaaatttcttctttttcttttggtattttattttttaattgatacatgatattttatttatccatataatatttttttattcaattggtTGCATATGATGAAGAGTTTGACATATGGAGCAAAATATGGTGGCGAATCTATTTGCAAAGGAAtggtagaaagaaaaaaaatgaagtataattaaaaatcattttttagatctttttttttttttttactttaactTGTATTAGTAGCTTAAGCTACTTTTCctagaattttttaaattttgatctgtataaataatttagctACATGTATTGTCAATGTTAATCATTTGATCTTTTActattctactttttttttgttatgaagCACAATTAATATAATCATCCCAtttcaataacaaaaaaaaattatgattatcccatttcatttttattatacttgcaaaaacacaattgaaaataaaatattaatttcatgatgACATTTTTTTGCGTGTGTAACAATCTGTTTTTGTCactattcttttttgtttgaaatgaatttataatttttatgtagtCACGGATGAttgtatttttttgttctttttttgtattttcaccccttattttcatttatttattttacacataaaatcaatgcataattattaatacatttaatgtaataaaattgtacatttcaattatttataactcatatgtaatgaccctcttggtcatttttgtgtcttgccttctgtgtgtcgtttagagcgttcctgtagcgactccaagtcatttatgacttgctgggactgacagttcggtcacctggtcgttcgtttggtcttggtgtgagtttttgtgttttggagcttatgaatcTTCAatgatcattttcgatcaaaagttcaagaagatgacatcggaatccaattctgatgatttcatcagctccgaaagggtcattttaaGCTAGTAGCAcggtcgacatgactcccgaggttttcagtgtgagtcggtgtgattaggcgttttagcctttgaattttagcttaagtttgactttggtcaacattctgagtaaacgcgctcggatgagaattccgtcagtgcagttagctccggaatgtcgagtttggtctagattgacccttctttcgTGTCCCGAGGTTTttgatatctttccgagcccttttgtgggttttggcttaaaatggtctttggaagtgggacccactttttatcgaaatgacctctgatggaaattttgactgcgccgttgagtcttgaatatcaaatttggtatggttgcatatctcgtttgcgtgcacggggttccgaacgagatcggagtACCCCGTCGGGATTTTTAGTTGTtggaaaaattgcagaaaatctgcaatataATGCAGATTTTCAGCAATATTTCCAAAACTTCAAACTCTCTTTACTCTCTCATCTTTCAtccgatttgggcgattcaaaaggcaaagttgtgagatttttcgagggcaacgcgttggtgagctcggatagtggtTTGGGGttcccgtttgaggtaatttcgCGAAAAACCTGACTGCTGTACCTTTTTCGAGTCCttgtttttggaatttttgttttggtcatatctcactcattttagctcggttttgggtgattcgaagtcccacgTGTTGAGAATTGTCGTGGCTTCATTGTAGAGTGTTCAAAGAGTGCTGGGCACCTTTTGATTTTCGTTTATTTCGAGTTTTGGGCTGCTGCTGTAGGGTTTCTTTTAGTAGATTAAAGTGTGatttcttgcttgttggtttttgctatgttttgagcctcgaattgtgttccattttgggaCATAAGTTTGGGATGCTGTTTAGGGTCTCTTGACGGAGTCAAATTCGGATAGTTCGatgcgggtcccacgattcccgttttgactccaaaatttaCCCGTCtctgtttgttgtgattttggtgtctaaatgaccatagtaacgttgtgactctatttttgatagcggggtaGCGTTTTGAGACTGTTCGGAAAGGAAAAGCTCCGATAAAGTGATTTGGAGAGCGCGCGGttggccttaaggtaggctacgactttccttttttttagattgagcttaattgtgtaaaaacacgttgattggagtgaattgggggtgggtaccagtttactaccttactttgattagatacctcatgttaggatcgattggccatatttcgggtatagtatcatgttatctggtttagtagagtt
The DNA window shown above is from Solanum stenotomum isolate F172 chromosome 6, ASM1918654v1, whole genome shotgun sequence and carries:
- the LOC125868262 gene encoding putative late blight resistance protein homolog R1C-3 isoform X2, whose protein sequence is MLKVSQKMIEIWKIQCHRKPSKTLYVYDSFSYWKEVIWKTKQEFRAEYCFPNTSLAANKVDDVSPKFVMEVIDVFVENLNVVVKIKDPYSWLFVPGPKEQIEQVLKELKLLRFFVCFVSNKCIEPQYRHTTFYIHALIEASHIAMVVWLHLPVVYGNGNEDLAPSEVSRLRSDFMEMKIKSIQPDISRNNIYIDVLQALKSTTPQAQNKHAVESDIVETPIQNLIVGLSDQMVNLQEMLCLLRDNLIHLPLLDLEFHIQDMDSVIIDAGLLIYSFYDMKGDINRELSFDLPRNIEPIKVMVYRVMQKAFHCNLPRVHGLGYVDFLLKNLKDFQGRYSDSLAFLKNQLQVIQTEFESLQPFLKVVVEEPHNKFKRLNEDCAIQIIRKAHEVEYVVDACINKGIPHWCLERWLQDIIEEITCIKAKIQEKNTVDYTMKTVIARTSSKLARTPRMNEEIVGFEDVIENLRKKLLSRTKGQDVISIHGMPGLGKTTLANRLYADRSVVSQFDICAQCCVSQVYSYKDLLLSLLRDAIGEDSDQHRELHDSELADKLRKTLLHRRYLILVDDVWENSVWDDLRGCFPDANNRSRIILTTRHHEVAKYASVDSDPLHLRMFYEYESWKLLEKKVFGEQSCSPLLKDVGLRIAKMCGQLPLSIVLVAGILSEMEKEVECWEQVANNLGTHIHNDSRAIVDDSYHVLPCHLKACFLYFGAFLEDRVIDISRLIRLWISESFIKSCEGRRLEDIAEGYLENLIGRNLVMVTQRSDGMVKACRLHDVLLDFCKERAAEENFLLWIKRDQITKAVYSHKQHAHLAFTEMDNLVEWSASCSLVGSVLSKSYGPYLARRPLSSHAFAISHILPNFKFLKVLDLEHQVVIDFIPTELPYLRYFSALTHQNSLPSSISNLWNLETLILKSSLSAKNNRVLLPSTVWDMVKLRHLSIPHFSTRIEVALLENSPKLDDLETLSNPYFARVEDAELMLRKTPNLRKLICKVVCLKDPPQYHVLNFPIRLEILQLYQSIAFKTIPFCISAPNLKYLNLCGFYLDSQYLSETADHLKNLEVLIQSFVKFGDHREWKVSNGKFPQLKILKLVCVSLMKWIVADDAFPNLEQLVLCRCKDLKEIPSCFMDILSLKYIEVEKCNESVVKSAMNIQETQVEDYQNTNFKLVLIEVHY